aaaactaaatattatatataatattgactTTGTGTTAAATTTAGTGTTATGgttagatattaaaaatatatatataacactaaaacaCCATATTTGGTGTTATTTCAACACCAAATTTGGTATTCTGGTTGGAGTTACCCTTAGTCTCTCAACATCATATTCTACTATTTATAATATAACCATTCTTATAATTACAAAtgtattagaatttttaataaatataatatcaaaCATTCACAATATGCTAAGTGTAAAACGAGTTTCTTGTAAATTTGTGATAGTTTCTCAAATAGAGATTCATTATATTCTCTATCTTTCTtctcaattttttctttttcttttactttttaccCACTATAAATTCATCAGAATTCCCATTGTCACCAAGAGTTCCCCACTGTGGATGGCTTTAGTGATGAATATGTGattcttatttattatatgtgtatatcttgtTCTGTTGGATAAAATTGGACGTGGCTTCTCTTGTAATCCTAAAAGTTGGTGAATCTCCTTCACGTTTTAGCATCGGCAGTTGGTTTTTTGGTCAATAAGTTGGTATGCTTCACCGATGTCCATGTAATAAAAGGTAGAATGATCACGATAAACCTCATGCTCGTTTACTTTCTTAACTCAAGAAAGCAATTGATAGTGAGTGAAAGTAAATTAACGTCCCCGTTTATGATTAGATTACTTTTCTTACTACTACAtttaatttctttaataaattatttttaaataatattaaatctattttatggTGTGAAATTtcttaagttaaaaaaaaaagcatttgaCTTGAAGGTAAAATAACGACAAGATCACACTTTTCTCGCAGAAATAAgagaaataatcaaattaaaaaaataagagttCCGTatagaagaaaaagaacaaaactatAGTATATTCCAAAAATCATACGTCAGCTAAAATCCGGTCGGCTCATTCTTGGTAATACGTAAACCGAAACCGGTTCAAGCTCTTGAGGTTTCTCCACGGTCCAAATCCTCGCCGGCTCCGCCATAACATCCACCATCACAATCCTTCCGCCGACGGTAACAACACAAAGCTTCCCTGCCACCGCCGTAACTTGCTGAGCTCCTTTAAGTAACTTTTCACCACCTTCCACCACCGTCACGTCTCTCCACTCTCTCTTCTCCTCATCGTATACTCTCACTGTTCCTTTCTTCTCATCAACTGAATAAAGCGTCTCCTCCTCCATCGCCGCCACCGGACCTCTCCATCCCGCCACCATTTCCTCCGGCATGGCTTCCCAATCGTCGTTAACGACATCGTATACAACTCCTTCTTTAACTGCGTCGCCTTTTACGTTCACCATTAAAAGCTTCCTTCTCCATCCAACTGCCTCAATGTCTTCACGGCTAAACCGTAAgtctctcatctctctcagtTTCTCCCAGTTCCCGCCATTATGATCCGTGAGATCGAGTTTCTCGATCGATTTCGCGACGGTTGGCGAGAACTGCGAACTCATACCACTAGCGATGTAGATAACTCCGCCGCAAGCTCCGGTTGCGCACCAACGTCTCGGGGATCCAACTGGTGGCCCGGAGGTCCATGTAGAAGAGATTGGATCGAAAATCAGAGGGTGAGAGATCGCCGGAGAGAGCTCTTGGTTACTCCCGGCGATGATCACGAGTTTTCCGGCGGCGGAAACGCACTGAATCGGTAAGTTAAATGAAATATACGACGGATGACGGTAGATGATCCGGTTAAGAGGTAGTtcaggtggaggaggaggaagcggATCCCATTTGGAAGAGACCGGGTCGAAACACATAAACCGGATTGCTGAGTTAGCGCGACGGAAACCCGGGGCCGGAGCCGAGCTCGAGGCGACGAAAAGCGCGTAGAGAGACGAGAACGGTGGGAACTCGGGAGAGTATATGAGGCGGCGCCACCGTGTACAAACGGCGGCGAGTAGCGACGGACGGCGGACGAGGGAAAGACAGAGCTCCGATATGTGGTCGGGAAGTCCGTCGATTAAGGCGATTTGCTTTCCGTCgtcgattcttcttcttcgcttcGCCGGCGTTGATTTCGCGGCGGCGGTAGCCATTGATCCAGACCGTTTCGGTTTCGCTTCTCTCTCTGTGTTttcatgtttaatttttttcatttatttggaTATAATGAGACAAGAGAGGCGTGAACTGTAATGAAAGAGAGGGAAAAGTTGTGTGCAGAGAGCCATATATCAAAATCGAAAAGGCCAAAGTTGGAAAAGCGTTAACGTCtagataataataaatatataaagctGACTAGAAAAATATACTTACATTTATAGCATCATATATGATAAGAAACAAGTGGGTATTTTATAACAAAGTTTTACTTGGTTTGACAATAATGGCAAGAGCGGATTGACtgcgaaacaaaaacaaatagatTGGATATATTATTACGGTACAGTTTAACTACGAATTCTCTAagagaaatatataatatgaatggtgacaaaaaatattatgtagaAGGGAACAAATGTTTAATGGtgactataaaataaataatgttggacaagtagaaaataatattctatttgatatattaaatatattttacatattttaaagtaaaataaattacattagTTTCTCAATTTTTGTTGAATTATGATGTTTCTGCCATTATTTAAGCAAAATCTGCATCTTAAGAAAttgaaattttgataaaattaagtaatttctattttttcatgaaattaagttattattattatatttacatgcATGTCTAGTgctactaataaaaaaaattaacaataaaaaaataaaatgaaaaactaagagagaatttaaatttttctaattaatgaaaaaactaaaacatcacTAACGGCAAGAGACTCAAATGTCTttcaaaagaatattttaatatttaaaagcaaattatttacaaaatgacATGTGTTTCACTAATTTAGTGAATCATTATATTATGAGAAGCgataacaaattttttaaaaattttgacaAGTCTCTTGACCATGTATtgtgatttattttctttcaacttttttattttattttttatttttaacacttTACATCgatttttctattttccatataataatttaatatactgtatattcaattttgtttttaaaaaataatgttattCAATATTCTATACATTTATTTTCATTACAAAAGAAACATACttctaacaaataaaaaattaggaCGAATTTTGGTCATTGTAAATTAAGAACAAAATGACAACGATGTTACAATGGAAAACACAATCATCATAAACTCGATATAAATTTACATGAAAATCCTTCTCGTAAACCCATGTTTATAAGCATAACAAATAATTTGCGTCAAAATGTTTTGCAATTTaggggctgactggttttcccgctaccacccgcaaacgcagcttttgcggttcatagcggttgttggcgtttcgaaacaatcacagaaaacgttacaaatcgcttcaaaccgttccgaacctcttaaaatcaaaaactggttccagctagcgtttgcggttgcgggcggttgcgggagggtaaatttttttctttaaaaacagaataaataaaaataatagtaaaaatatccgataaaaattttcaattgaaataatagaaattgtaaaatgtattcatattatatttcaatttatattataaaaattcaaaactaaaatattttctataaatttttaaaattgaataatatgattttataaatataaattttatattgatcatattattatgctttttaatattttttataattacataaaatgtaaatattgttaaattattatttaacagatattgcgtttggtagtttaccagtcacaagagtcccgcaaacgcaacaatttctaacagctgtactagtcgtacaaatctctagaaaacgttTAAAACCGCAATCATCCGcatccgcaaactcccgcaaccgcaaccgcaaccgctgcggttacaccagtcaggcccttatTCACGACAAATGAACGAGTATAAATAATATGGTAAGTGGAACGTGCTTGTAGTATGCTATATTGTCGTAAATTAGTTGTTAACCCCTTGGTACCTTTCTACCTATCAAAGCCGAAAATTtccaatatatataattatatcatttctattaaaaaataaacacccaaacaaaaaaaaagaaaatccagAAATGTAAGAGATGTAAAAAATATCAGTCGATGGTAACATACAAAATTGAATGTATATGCATAAAAAATATGACGAAAGGTTGACGAAAGAATTTTTCCACGATCTAAAGATATTCATGTATCAGATTGGTAGTACACCAATTATGCAGGAAATCGGTAAAATATAAGTgcagaaatataaattttaccaTAGTGAAAATGTATAGAACCATTTAGTAAATagaaaaatttatacaaaaatacttCACTTAATTTCAACATagacatgattttttttattaaagacaTGGAGAGGATTATGGTTGGAATGAACCTAATAGTAATAATAGTACATTTTAGAATGTTGATAATAGTGAAGAATTGATTCATTTGCATAACGAAAATAGTTACCATTAGGAGGAACATGATAATTGCGCTAGTCGTCATAAGACCCaatctgaaaatataaaaaatattataattttgtaatttttataaatgacaactatcataattataattttgaaataaaacaaaatatttaatcaaatgtTAAAATACTCTCCACGGACAAAAAGTAATCTCATATGCTCTTTTTTctccatttatttttatttatttttaatacaaaaatttgataaaaagacCAAAACCCCTTAAAATATCTATCTAATTACGTACTCTACCCTTCCTACTTTAaacctaatatttttttctctatcaCAATTCTAAACTTAAgcctctctcttcttctttatgttcttttttttctctcaaatctcttcttcttcttcgaaaTCTCTGAAATCTCTTCTGTTTTTCCTATGAACCTTCATTGATTTTTTCTCCTCTTACGGAGTgtgttctcttcctcttctccttcttaaatctcttatttttctttgaaatttgTTATTCTTCTCAGATCTGTTCTTCTTCGAATTCTGTTTTTCCTCTCAGATTCtagttttcattttcttctttgaaatatgttttctttcttggaatccttttcttcttcaaaatatgttcttattctctctctttttccaTTATTCTCTacaattttttcttcttcttttttatttgattttcttctttttgctcTCCAATTCTATCATGTTacatgaatataaaaaatacaaaaatacaacTTCAACTCAGAAACAATTTTACCAAGTTGTACAATCGTTCAAGTACAATTTTGTTAAACGTTTGAATTTGGTAAAACTAGGTACATAGTTTACCAAGTTATACCTAAATAATGGTACAACTTAGTAAAACTTTGTACCTAAGTTTACCATGTTGTACCATTGTCAATGTACAATTTGGTAAAACTTTGTACCTGGTTTTACAACTTTGTAAAACTGTAAAACTTGATAAACTATAAAACAATGTAAAACTGTATAATCTGGTAAATCTATAAATCATGGTAAAACCTTACATCAATTATTGAGATTtggaaatttgaaatttgaaaaaaaaacaaatttgaaatttgatttgGTGGGAAAACAGAAAGGGTAAAATCAAAATTCCATTATTTCATTAATAGTACGAGAGTATATGGATTCATTAAGAGTATGAcatattactttttgtttaaAGAGTATATGACATTTTAGTCccaaaatattagttataaaatGTCACTAATAGcatattaaatttcatttttaaaatatataaattatttctttaaaaattaaattagtatCACCCAGTGTTTTAATAGGCGCTATGCACTCATTGTGCGATGACCCATCGTATAGTGTATAGCTGTATACGCGGATGCATAGATGGGGCCTAAACggacataatatatatatatatataacttatgatgattaattaatataaatataaatattaatactaAAAGAATAAAAGGTTTTCAATGCTAAATTTCTAAAGATCCTGCTTGGTTCATATTTGAATTTGCACAGTATCCAGCCATACCAAAATCCTTGAATGATATCCTTTTGCAGTTTTGGGAAAAACAAATTTGTTGTAAGAAATAACCAATCACACTATAAAAGAGGTTCCACTCAGTATCTAAGACTGCTTATGAGACTACATACCAACAAATAGACGAATAAGTATTATAATGTTTAAAAACAAGACAAACATGTTTTATGTTAATTAGGCAATGAAGCAAACGTGAATTGTTAATTAgggttaaaattttaaaaactttagttgtacatagttttatgtttttcagTCTTTGACTCAACTTCAATTAATTATGTAATTACTTTAGTTTTGAgcgaaaaaaatgtaaaacgtGTAGACAGGACCGTATGTGCGTACTATTCCGTCATATATACGTCCGTTTCTTAACATAAcgtattactagattttgatccgcgctttggaagcgcggaatattttacgataaaaaatttcactaataacttaacaaatattttagtaatttttaaagagtgtgtatttaaaatatttttgcatttaaatcagtgtttttaattcaacccgattgtgattatacccgTTAATCCGAAGAtatgacaattcaattttggtttttaaaatattcatattaaaaaaatcactaaacttcgagactaaccgattgaactgatggatgaccgatatgtaatctaattggatttaaattgtaatagtttcataatttgtaatcttataatccaaattttaaagttcattattttgcaatttatgaaattatgacatttctacaaaattttaaagagaaaatgatagatataaaataactaagattaattattgtattgtctgGAAAAATTGATAGTAgtagaaaaaatatattgtttggaaacattgattgtataataaagaaataagtatattgtttggaaacatggatagtagtataaagaaagtaacattagtgatttaatgtaagtttaactataaagtataaaagtgtatttaatttaaaaacttacaaaataaatgttagatccAACAGAATTTTTCTCtcaaatctcttcttcttcttcgaaaTCTCTGAAATCTCTTCTGTTTTTCCTATGAACCTTCATTGATTTTTTCTCCTCTTACGGAGTgtgttctcttcctcttctccttcttaaatctcttatttttctttgaaatttgTTATTCTTCTCAGATCTGTTCTTCTTCGAATTCTGTTTTTCCTCTCAGATTCtagttttcattttcttctttgaaatatgttttctttcttggaatccttttcttcttcaaaatatgttcttattctctctctttttccaTTATTCTCTacaattttttcttcttctttttatttgattttcttctttttgctcTCCAATTCTATCATGTTacatgaatataaaaaatacaaaaatacaacTTCAACTCAGAAACAATTTTACCAAGTTGTACAATCGTTCAAGTACAATTTTGTTAAACGTTTGAATTTGGTAAAACTAGGTACAGAGTTTACCAAGTTATACCTAAATAATGGTACAACTTAGTAAAACTTTGTACCTAAGTTTACCATGTTGTACCATTGTCAATGTACAATTTGGTAAAACTTTGTACCTGGTTTTACAACTTTGTAAAACTGTAAAACTTGATAAACTATAAAACAATGTAAAACTGTATAATCTGGTAAATCTATAAATCATGGTAAAACCTTACATCAATTATTGAGATTtggaaatttgaaatttgaaaaaaaaacaaatttgaaatttgatttgGTGGGAAAACAGAAAGGGTAAAATCAAAATTCCATTATTTCATTAATAGTACGAGAGTATATGGATTCATTAAGAGTATGAcatattactttttgtttaaAGAGTATATGACATTTTAGTCccaaaatattagttataaaatGTCACTAATAGcatattaaatttcatttttaaaatatataaattatttctttaaaaattaaattagtatCACCCAGTGTTTTAATAGGCGCTATGCACTCATTGTGCGATGACCCATCGTATAGTGTATAGCTGTATACGCGGATGCATAGATGGGCCTAAACggacataatatatatatatatataacttatgatgattaattaatataaatataaatattaatactaAAAGAATAAAAGGTTTTCAATGCTAAATTTCTAAAGATCCTGCTTGGTTCATATTTGAATTTGCACAGTATCCAGCCATACCAAAATCCTTGAATGATATCCTTTTGCAGTTTTGggaaaaaacaaatttgttgtAAGAAATAACCAATCACACTATAAAAGAGGTTCCACTCAGTATCTAAGACTGCTTATGAGACTACATACCAACAAATAGACGAATAAGTATTATAATGTTTAAAAACAAGACAAACATGTTTTATGTTAATTAGGCAATGAAGCAAACGTGAATTGTTAATTAgggttaaaattttaaaaactttagttgtacatagttttatgtttttcagTCTTTGACTCAACTTCAATTAATTATGTAATTACTTTAGTTTTGAgcgaaaaaaatgtaaaacgtGTAGACAGGACCGTATGTGCGTACTATTCCGTCATATATACGTCCGTTTCTTAACATAAcgtattactagattttgatccgcgctttggaagcgcggaatattttacgataaaaaatttcactaataacttaacaaatattttagtaatttttaaagagtgtgtatttaaaatatttttgcatttaaatcagtgtttttaattcaacccgattgtgattatacccgTTAATCCGAAGAtatgacaattcaattttggtttttaaaatattcatattaaaaaaatcactaaacttcgagactaaccgattgaactgatggatgaccgatatgtaatctaattggatttaaattgtaatagtttcataatttgtaatcttataatccaaattttaaagttcattattttgcaatttatgaaattatgacatttctacaaaattttaaagagaaaatgatagatataaaataactaagattaattattgtattgtctgGAAAAATTGATAGTAgtagaaaaaatatattgtttggaaacattgattgtataataaagaaataagtatattgtttggaaacatggatagtagtataaagaaagtaacattagtgatttaatgtaagtttaactataaagtataaaagtgtatttaatttaaaaacttacaaaataaatgttagatccaacagaatgtttctgttttaataagatagataagcCGATATGATCAATTCACTACGTCAGTTAGCCGCACAACGTATAGTGACCGTATAGTCGGCCGCGTATAGTGATACTATCACCAATCAGCCTTTTTTATCGTATTTTGTTGGCTTATAAGACTTTTCATTCCCTAAAATCCATTAACACGTGTAAGGAAGATTCCTTGGCGATAATAAATTACATGAAGGATGTTCTTGACCAAGTGAAGTGAAATTTGTGCTAGTGTGCATAAAGATCCATATCAAAATTAcgtgtataaatatatttttggggtaagtttttattttttttatttatatttataataaggtCCAAAATCTCCCTTTTAAGAGAAACTTCTTTATTCTATACTTCTTTTGGAAGAAAAATAGAGACATAGACACCCAACTGGTGTCGTTTGCTCCGTTAGGTGTGTGATTCAGGTTCAGCCATCTTTACCCAATCTTCTTCAATGATGAATAcatgttttggattttaatgTGCATCAATTATTATCTTTCTCATAAATTATTCAAAGTTAATTTGATATGCGATGCATGCAAACATAATGATTCGTTTTGTTTATGtgtatttaactattttatctaatttatgtaataaattaatttaaattttaacaataaattaatttaacttttaatattaaatatatttatttttgtctaactagataaaatatttagtttccaATGAAAATCAAACTTCAAATCGACGAGTTTACTCCTATTATTAAAGCTTTATAGCTTAACAGTGTCTTTTTGTTTACGTTCATAGTTCGTaagaatattaaatattttataaaagtattaaacgTTATGTTTTTAATAGTGTAAAAGTGATATAAAAGTGATATATACAGGGAGATGGTGTTTTATAGATGAATCGTGGAAGGACAAAGACGTTTTCTCGGGACAAGGCTGGTATAGCACCTTGGAAAGTTTTGAGGGACTAATGGGGGCGCGCAATGTTCGAACCAGTATATCACCTCTACACTCGGAGGTGGAGGCtttaatttgggcaatggagtgtatgaaaAACTTACGAcagtttcaggttacgtttgcaacggattgttctcagttagtgaagatggtttcagaaccagaggagtggccagcgttcgcaagttatctggaggatataaAGAGTCTACAAAACAGTTTCCATagctcacagctcattcatgtaccacgaacgGAGAATTCAAGGGCGGAtagtttagcacgcagtgcgagacaacaatcgtctttcgtcgttcacatggatgcagagctaccggtttggtgtgcagagtctatatgagtttgtgtatttgatgacaaaaaaaaaagtgatataTAGTTTCACTTCTGTAATCGTAAATTCTTAAAATCTGAGATATGAATACTTAAGCTGGAGAAAATAAATGACAGCCCCTGCTAAAAAGCAAGTAAATCTTCTGCTTTAGgccacaaaatatatatgaaaatttaaggCCACATGTCACTGAATATTAGTTAGATGAAATGATTAACTAATTTGATTTGAGTTAGCATGTAGTTCGATCGTCCTTTTCTCCaacatagtttttattttaacagtTAGATGACTTTAtaactttttgttttggttgagTATTACTATTTACTAAGAATTTTGCTCGCACGTACGTGCTTAATCATCttacaaaaatttaatagtttttattttattaattcaaaagtcagcataataatttattatttatattttcaaaaacaaatcaaacataaaattatatatatatatatatatatatatatatacatatgacaAAAACAtttcaattaaatatatatgtttatagttgtattaatattttaaacgaAAACATTCgcatattagaaatattttagaagatttattattattttttagaagatATATGTATTGTAAAATGTAAACGAAAACGAAAACGAAAAACAtttcaattaaatatatatgttttagttggttaatatttacttataaattttatatgttattcTATCCTTTAAAattgaaaagtaaaatttaagataacaacacaatatataagaattatcttattacAAAATTCTAATAATTctaataaaaatcttttttaattatataattaactatatataaaattcattaaaggtaatattgattttaaccacttaattattataaattgtattatgtcctatttttaaaatttacaattgaaaactattttaagataacaacacaatagaTTAGAATTTTACCATTCTAaattttaacgtgagagctcgatttgcgaaaaatcacttcgcaaaaaaatatttcattaaaatatatatgtttataattgttttaacattgtaaaataaaatattcacatattaagaaatattttagaaaatatattataaaaatggttttagttggttaatatttatttataaatagtttttatgttattttctaTCGTTTataagtgaaaaataaaatttaagataacaacaaaatatatataaattatcttatttaaaattctaacaatattaacaaaaattgttttattttatataattaattatatacaaaattcattaaaggtaatattaattttaacaacttaattattataaattgttttatatcttatttttaacttttataattgaaaaatattttaagataacaacacaatacataagaattatcttactttataaaaaataatattattaataaaaattcctttttgattatataattaattacatataaaattcattaaatggATCATCGACTTtgaccactctaacttttaacgtgagaactctgttgcgaaaaatcactattttaacttttataatttaaaatattattttcaggtaacaatgtattatatatataataattatctttttatttttgaaaatcttaatttataatctaataacATATAAATCTAATATAGttaacttaaaattcgttttaaatcattaaaaaaaattatataagaaaCTCATTAAGGGTAGAATTAATAttaatcattctaacttttaacgtgagagttccGTTGtcgcaaataataatatagattgttGAAATTTATACAAGAGGCCacacgatttttttttttaataaagaggCCACACGATTTTTTTGTGTGCTTTAGGCCACCCAAATTATGGGAAGGCACTAATAAATGatgatttcattttatttgaattGGCTAATATGAGGTAAGTATATAGTACGAACTATGAACGAGTttttaccagaaaaaaaaaactatgaacaATTTTCACGTAGTGTCCTTTACAATTGTTACCGAGGTTAGTATGTATGGACTAtgcctatttttttttttatcaaaactagTTTAAAACTCTTTTATACCTTAGAAGTAGAAGttttataatagtatatatttatgtaatccATCGTTTTCGATTGCCCCCAGGTCACACGTGGTTTTCGTGAAAATTTCCcaataataaatgaattttttctttcttttagaataattaaaattttctagGTATTATTTACAATGTGATTTTaacacatatttttttctacaatcattttcactaaataaatataatatgaaatACTAGAAAGATGGCATGGCGTATAGTTAAATGTGACGTGGATGATTTTATTAATgctgatttatatttttgataacttttagaatatggtattaaattataaataattattaaaataaatttattcaaatatgacattaaataatataatagtataaacataatattttttacaattttaggagtattatttatttctatttttataattatacaattttactaccaaaaatattttcaaaattttctatgacttttttataaaatcataggCTTTTAATTGTagtatcattagtttcttttacatatcaaaattataactttaattgtagttttactttttgataattatacaaaattatatcaaatttttattacttttatacaagttgatttaatatatttatccaaaaaaaatagataaaatctatctaagattataaattttaaaatatgtacataactattttcaatttaatttaaaataaaaaaactgtttagtttgtcttaattttatgttcaactcaatcaaaattaattttaaaatattacaaaaaataataaaatctaaaataataacaaagctttatttttaaatttaattaaattttaaaaaatcattgcTGCACATGAGGGATGTATTCAGCTAGGAATTTGAGATGATTGTACTAATATGACAAATCTACTATTATTCGAACatg
The Raphanus sativus cultivar WK10039 chromosome 1, ASM80110v3, whole genome shotgun sequence DNA segment above includes these coding regions:
- the LOC130495083 gene encoding F-box/kelch-repeat protein SKIP25-like, coding for MKKIKHENTEREAKPKRSGSMATAAAKSTPAKRRRRIDDGKQIALIDGLPDHISELCLSLVRRPSLLAAVCTRWRRLIYSPEFPPFSSLYALFVASSSAPAPGFRRANSAIRFMCFDPVSSKWDPLPPPPPELPLNRIIYRHPSYISFNLPIQCVSAAGKLVIIAGSNQELSPAISHPLIFDPISSTWTSGPPVGSPRRWCATGACGGVIYIASGMSSQFSPTVAKSIEKLDLTDHNGGNWEKLREMRDLRFSREDIEAVGWRRKLLMVNVKGDAVKEGVVYDVVNDDWEAMPEEMVAGWRGPVAAMEEETLYSVDEKKGTVRVYDEEKREWRDVTVVEGGEKLLKGAQQVTAVAGKLCVVTVGGRIVMVDVMAEPARIWTVEKPQELEPVSVYVLPRMSRPDFS